Proteins from one Mytilus galloprovincialis chromosome 11, xbMytGall1.hap1.1, whole genome shotgun sequence genomic window:
- the LOC143050816 gene encoding scavenger receptor cysteine-rich domain-containing protein DMBT1-like, with protein sequence MILTYSFILMFNILLVQSATISEVRLTGGAGPWEGTVEVYTDGSWGTLCDYDFDLKDARVVCRMLGFGREIQFFPRAKFGQGVGKSLFSYLSCSGNEQNIGSCGYRKSTCSHSQDVGISCVRTNRLETTEAIRLIGGTGPYEGTVELNVNGQWGTICDTNFDKHDADVVCRMAGYTSAIQAFSNAHFGHGNGSSMLYNVHCSGHEDHLDSCGSSGWFSSTCTHDNDAGVACLDSDRKSISQGVQFVGGTGPHEGTVEINVNGEWGTICGSYFDMNDAEVICRMAGYSRALQAYNNAHFGPGNGSVILSTLKCSGNENIIDSCGSDGWYKTGTCAHSTDAGVVCLSMFIISCLLFRMFKDNMSSMQRE encoded by the exons ATGATACTGACGTATAGCTTTATTTTAATGTTCAACATTTTGCTTGTTCAAAGTGCAACAATAT CTGAGGTACGTCTCACTGGCGGAGCAGGGCCTTGGGAGGGAACAGTGGAGGTTTATACAGATGGTAGTTGGGGAACGCTCTGCGACTACGATTTTGATCTGAAAGATGCAAGGGTTGTATGTCGTATGCTAGGATTCGGAAG gGAAATTCAATTTTTTCCACGAGCAAAATTTGGACAAGGTGTTGGAAAAAGTCTTTTCAGTTACCTTTCTTGTTCAGGCAATGAACAGAACATTGGAAGTTGTGGATACCGGAAATCAACTTGTAGTCACAGCCAAGATGTCGGAATTTCATGTGTCA GAACAAACAGATTAGAAACAACCGAAG CGATCAGACTTATTGGAGGGACTGGACCATATGAGGGAACTGTGGAATTAAATGTTAATGGACAATGGGGCACCATATGTGAcacaaattttgataaacatgacgCTGATGTTGTCTGTCGTATGGCTGGTTATACTAG CGCTATACAGGCTTTTTCAAATGCACATTTTGGGCATGGCAATGGTTCGTCTATGCTCTACAATGTACACTGCAGTGGACACGAAGACCATTTAGACAGCTGTGGATCTAGTGGATGGTTTTCTAGTACTTGTACACATGATAATGATGCTGGTGTGGCTTGTTTGG ACAGTGACAGGAAATCAATATCACAAG GAGTCCAGTTTGTAGGAGGAACCGGTCCACATGAAGGAACCGTTGAAAtaaatgtaaatggggaatgggGAACCATATGTGGAAGTTATTTTGATATGAATGATGCTGAAGTTATTTGCCGTATGGCAGGATATTCAAG GGCTTTACAAGCATATAATAATGCTCATTTCGGTCCTGGAAATGGATCCGTAATTCTTAGTACCCTCAAATGCAGTGGAAATGAAAATATTATAGACAGCTGTGGGTCTGATGGTTGGTACAAAACTGGAACCTGTGCACACTCAACTGATGCAGGAGTTGTATGTCTAAGTATGTTTATCATTTCATGTTTGCTATTTAGGATGTTTAAAGAcaacatgtcttcaatgcagcgcgAATAa
- the LOC143052381 gene encoding scavenger receptor cysteine-rich domain-containing protein DMBT1-like, producing MAGYSRALQSFTTGHFGVGAGPIYLDSLQCSGHERHLDSCASSGLFKISSSCQHSDDVGVVCLSGNRTDVVQGVRLVGGFKQWEGRVELMVNGQWGTICGYSSGFDIDDAKVICRMAGLSTSGKVQVFPNAYFGRGTGPVLLSGLTCAGHEDNIDSCGSNGWYKTSSYCGHQYDVGVSCPDDNPFG from the exons ATGGCAGGATATTCTAG GGCTTTGCAATCATTCACAACTGGTCATTTCGGAGTAGGAGCTGGTCCAATTTACCTTGATAGTTTACAGTGTAGTGGACATGAACGGCATCTTGATAGTTGTGCATCAAGTGGATTATTTAAAATCTCGAGCTCGTGTCAACACAGTGATGATGTAGGAGTAGTTTGTTTAA GCGGTAATAGAACAGACGTCGTACAAG GGGTCAGACTGGTAGGAGGTTTTAAACAATGGGAAGGTCGTGTAGAATTAATGGTTAATGGTCAGTGGGGTACCATATGTGGATATAGTAGCGGTTTTGATATAGATGATGCAAAAGTTATTTGCAGAATGGCAGGACTTTCCACATCTGG GAAGGTACAGGTGTTTCCAAATGCTTACTTTGGACGGGGTACAGGACCGGTGTTATTAAGTGGTTTGACCTGTGCTGGACACGAAGATAACATTGATAGTTGTGGATCGAATGGCTGGTACAAAACTAGTAGCTACTGTGGACATCAGTATGACGTTGGTGTATCATGTCCgg ATGATAATCCATTCGGATGA